The Dissulfurirhabdus thermomarina DNA window TCGCCGGGCGGCGGAATAGGAAATAGCCGTCTCGACGGCGGCCGGCCCCGGAAGGAACGCCATGGAAATCGCAACCACCCGTTTTGGACGCATCGAGATCAAGGAAGAGAAGATGATCCGCATGACCCAGGGGATCCTGGGCTTTCCGGACGAGCGGCGCTACGTCCTGCTGCCGCACCGGGAGGGGTCGTCCTTCTTCTGGCTCCAGAGCGTGGACCGGCCGGAGCTGGCCTTCGTGGTGATCAGCCCGTTCCTCTTTGCCCCCGACTACAGCTTCGATATCCCCGACGCGGTGGAACGGGAGCTCGAGATCGAGCGGCGGGAGCAGGTGGATGTCCTGGTGCTGGTGACCATCCCGGCGGGGAACCCTCGGGCCATGACGGCGAACCTCCTGGGGCCCCTGGTGATCAACGTGGAGCGGCGCCTGGGGCGGCAGCTGGTGCTCGATCCCAACCGCTATCCCCTCCAGCACCCCCTCATCCCGGACGCGGCCCCGTCACCCGGGGAACCGGCGGCCGCCGGCGAAGGGCACAAGGCCGCCGGCGCCGGCTAGAAGCGCGCAGTCCGGGTGTCTCCCGGCGGCCGGGGTCAGCCCCGGCCGTTGATCTTCTTCCGGAGGACGCCGGAGGGGCGGAAGGTCACCACCCGGCGGGGGGCGAGGATGAGGTCCTCGCCGGTCTGGGGGTTGCGGCCCCGGCGGGCCTTCTTGTCCTTGACCACGAACTTCCCGAAGCCGCTGATCAAGACGTCTTCACCGTTTTCGAGGGTGCTCTTGATGAGCTCGAGGGTCGCCTCCACGGCACGGACGGCCTCCGCCTTGCTGAGGAGGTTCTTCCCGTAGATGCGGTTGACCAGTTCGGCTTTTGTGAGGGTCATGTGGACGGTTGCCTGCCTTTCTCGGGGCGCAGCGATCAACTGAAAAGAACCTAAAGAAAAAGTTCCGTCAAGTCAAGAGGATAACGAGATGGGGCGCGCGGTCCCTACCGGCGCGTGTTTTGCGGGGCCTGGAGCCGGTCCAGGATGTCCCGGAGCTCCGCCAGGGGGACCTGGCCGGGGGCGGTCTCCCGGCCCGCCTCGAGGGTGGCGTAGGTGAAGGGGGCGCCCAGGGCGAGGCAGGCGAGGCGGGTTGTCCGCCCGAACGGCCCCATGGCGAAGGCGACGAGCGGCAGGTCCCGGGTCTCGGCCTCCGGGTAGAGGAAGAGGAGGCGCCGGGCCTCCTCCGGGGAGCGGGCGGTGGTGACCAGCTTGGCCACGTCGGCGCCGGCGGCGTGCTGCCGGGCCAGGATGTCGCGGAGGGTCTCCGGCGGGGGCGTGGCGGCGAAGTCGTGGTGCGAGACGATGAGGCGGGCGCCGCCGGACGTGGCGGCCTCGCGGAGCCGCCGGCGGAGTCCGGCCTCGGTCCGCAGCTCGATGTCCACGTAGGCGGCCCCGGACCGGGCCGCGGCGATGAGCGGGGCCACGCGGGCCTCTTCGGGGCCGCGGAATGCGCCGCCCTCGCCGGGGTGGCGGTTGGTGAAGACCAGGGGCAGGGGGGCGGCTCCGAGGAGGGTCTCCACGTCGGCCGGGCCGGGGGCCCCGAGGGCGTCCAGGCGGACCTCGACCAGGTCGGCGCCTCCGGCCGCCGCCCGGTCCGCGGCCTCCAGGAGGTCGCGGACGGACCGCTCCGCCAGGGCCACGCAGATCATCTACGCGAAATAGGGGTCCGAGACCGGGTCGATACCCGAGAGGTAGCGCGTGATGGCCTCGTCGTAGCGGCAGGTGGTGGCGAAGACCTTCCGCGCCAGTTCGAAGCGGGTCCGCAGCGTGGTGGCCCCGCCGTTGGCCCGCATCTCGTCGAGCACCTTGCCGTAGTCCGCCGGGTCCACCACTACGGTGACGAAGCGGAAGTTCTTGGCGGAGGACCGGAGCATGGTGGGGCCGCCGATGTCGATGTTCTCGATGGCGTCGGCCAGGGTGACGCCTTCCCGCGCCACGGTCTTTTCGAAGGCGTAGAGGTTCACCACGATGAGGTCCAGGGGCCGGATCCCGTGCTCGGCCATCTGGGCCGCGTGGACGGGGTTGTCGCGGAGGGCGAGGATGCCGCCGTGGACCTTCGGGTGCAGGGTCTTGACGCGGCCGTCCATCATCTCCGGGAACCCGGTGATCTCGGAGACGTCCCGGACCGGGACGCCGCCTTCCCGGATGGCCCGGGCGGTGCCGCCGGTGGAGATGATCTCCACGCCCATGCCGTGGAGATCGCGGGCCAGTTCCACCACGCCCGTCTTGTCCGTCACGCTGATGAGGGCCCTTTCGATCTTGGCCATGTCGTGCTCCTTGGTCCTTGGGGAACGGGAACGGACCCGCGCCGGGGCGCCGGGCCCCGGGGGGAATCACAAGGAAAGGGGGTGGTCGGGACGAGAGGATTTGAACCTCCGACCCCAGCGTCCCGAACGCTGTGCTCTACCAGACTGAGCCACGTCCCGACACGGAATTCTCTATATACGGAGGCCCCCTCCTTGTCAACCGAGGCCGCCGGGGGGCTTTCCAGGGGCGGCCGGCGGTGGCAACCTGGACGGTGAGGCGCAGATCACCGATCGCTGGAGGCACGGGACATGGACGAAGTACGCGTGGGCAATTACCGGTTCGGCGAGGTGGAGGTCGACGGGCGTCCCTTCCGGCGGGACCTCAAGATCGTCCGGGGACGGGTCCGCGAGGGCTGGTGGCGGGACCGGGGGCACGCCGTGGGGGAGGCGGACCTGGTCGACGTCATCGAGGCCCGGCCGGCGGTCCTGGTCCTCGGGACGGGCGCCTCGGGGCTCATGCGCCCGGACCCCAGCCTGGAAGAGGCCCTGGCGGCCCGGGAGATCCGCCTCGAGGCCCTGCCCTCTGCCAGGGCCGTGGAACGGTTCAACGAGCTCTGCCGCGAGATGGGGGCGGAGCGGGTGGCTCTCGCCATCCACCTCACCTGCTGAGGGCCTTCCATGCCAGGTACCCGGCCATGCCGCCCGTGAGGTTGTAGACCCGCTGGAAACCCGCCCTTCGAAGCCGAAGGGCGGCGAAGGGCGAGCGGTGTCCCGAGAAGCAGATCACCACCACGGGCCGGTCCTTGGGGTGGGCGGCGGCCGCCGCCGTGAGGCCGCGGCCGCCGGGAAGGTTCTCCGCCCCGGGGACGTGGCGCCAGGCGAACTCCCCCGGCGTCCGAACGTCTACGAGCCAGGCGCCCTCCAGGCGTTCCACTTGGCGGGGGGAGAGGGGACGGACGCCGGCCGCCCACCAGCCGAGGTCCCAGCCCACCG harbors:
- the fliW gene encoding flagellar assembly protein FliW; amino-acid sequence: MEIATTRFGRIEIKEEKMIRMTQGILGFPDERRYVLLPHREGSSFFWLQSVDRPELAFVVISPFLFAPDYSFDIPDAVERELEIERREQVDVLVLVTIPAGNPRAMTANLLGPLVINVERRLGRQLVLDPNRYPLQHPLIPDAAPSPGEPAAAGEGHKAAGAG
- a CDS encoding rhodanese-like domain-containing protein; the encoded protein is MTTAAAVALVAALTVGWDLGWWAAGVRPLSPRQVERLEGAWLVDVRTPGEFAWRHVPGAENLPGGRGLTAAAAAHPKDRPVVVICFSGHRSPFAALRLRRAGFQRVYNLTGGMAGYLAWKALSR
- a CDS encoding MTH938/NDUFAF3 family protein; the protein is MDEVRVGNYRFGEVEVDGRPFRRDLKIVRGRVREGWWRDRGHAVGEADLVDVIEARPAVLVLGTGASGLMRPDPSLEEALAAREIRLEALPSARAVERFNELCREMGAERVALAIHLTC
- the aroD gene encoding type I 3-dehydroquinate dehydratase, whose amino-acid sequence is MICVALAERSVRDLLEAADRAAAGGADLVEVRLDALGAPGPADVETLLGAAPLPLVFTNRHPGEGGAFRGPEEARVAPLIAAARSGAAYVDIELRTEAGLRRRLREAATSGGARLIVSHHDFAATPPPETLRDILARQHAAGADVAKLVTTARSPEEARRLLFLYPEAETRDLPLVAFAMGPFGRTTRLACLALGAPFTYATLEAGRETAPGQVPLAELRDILDRLQAPQNTRR
- a CDS encoding integration host factor subunit alpha produces the protein MTLTKAELVNRIYGKNLLSKAEAVRAVEATLELIKSTLENGEDVLISGFGKFVVKDKKARRGRNPQTGEDLILAPRRVVTFRPSGVLRKKINGRG